In Mucilaginibacter celer, one DNA window encodes the following:
- a CDS encoding PLP-dependent aminotransferase family protein, whose protein sequence is MMLIESLLSIDKNSQVPVYLQITNGIISYIRQGILKPGSALPASRGLAASLNVHRKTVVAAYDELYAQSWVDVIARKGIYVANNLPDVTARPIDKTVQKHRLAGKTSFRVDDDRVNHRSVFKEMPEGNITFTEGFPDTRIAPVDLMVREYRRMAGYRFTHKYLMYGSEQGSENLRNELARFLGETRGLHVAADDILITKGVQMALYLCAQVLINKNDIVIVADPGYIGANEVFEQAGAKLALVPVDEHGIDIDAVETICAAKKVRMLYVVPHHHQPTTVTLSSERRMRLLELARKYQFAIIEDDYDFDFHYTCGPILPLISADYNGNVIYVGSFCKTIAPGIRIGFMVAPQNFLQQAIRLRRHIDRQGEHLLEEAMASLLKNGDIGRHLKKANKLYHERRDTLCSLLNRQMGHLIEFKIPDGGFAIWVKYLNGVDSALVSEKANELGLSIGAGTDYYYDRAFKHSFVRIGFASLNEKEMTEAVEIWKRAIIRAL, encoded by the coding sequence ATGATGCTCATCGAAAGTTTGTTAAGTATCGATAAAAATAGCCAGGTGCCTGTGTATCTGCAAATAACTAATGGCATTATCAGCTACATCAGGCAGGGGATTTTAAAACCAGGTTCTGCGTTACCCGCCAGCAGGGGATTAGCAGCATCATTAAATGTGCACCGCAAAACGGTGGTGGCAGCTTATGATGAGCTGTATGCCCAAAGCTGGGTTGATGTTATTGCCCGTAAGGGGATTTATGTAGCCAATAACCTGCCCGATGTTACTGCCAGGCCTATTGATAAAACGGTGCAGAAACACAGGCTTGCCGGTAAAACATCATTTAGGGTGGATGATGACCGGGTAAACCACCGTTCGGTATTTAAAGAGATGCCGGAGGGTAATATCACTTTTACCGAAGGATTTCCTGATACCCGGATAGCCCCGGTTGATTTAATGGTGCGCGAATACCGCCGCATGGCAGGCTATCGCTTTACGCATAAATACCTGATGTACGGATCTGAGCAGGGATCAGAAAACCTGCGGAACGAGCTTGCGCGTTTTTTGGGCGAAACAAGGGGCTTACATGTAGCAGCGGATGATATCCTGATTACCAAGGGCGTACAAATGGCGCTGTACCTGTGTGCACAGGTGCTTATCAATAAAAACGATATAGTTATTGTGGCCGATCCGGGATACATCGGTGCCAACGAGGTGTTTGAACAGGCCGGCGCAAAGCTGGCTTTAGTGCCGGTAGATGAGCATGGCATAGATATCGACGCGGTAGAAACCATTTGCGCCGCAAAAAAAGTGCGGATGTTATACGTTGTACCGCATCATCATCAGCCCACCACCGTAACTTTAAGTTCGGAACGCCGCATGCGCCTGCTCGAGCTGGCCAGGAAATACCAGTTTGCCATTATTGAAGACGACTATGATTTTGATTTTCACTATACCTGCGGACCGATATTACCACTAATAAGCGCCGATTACAACGGCAATGTAATTTATGTAGGTTCATTTTGTAAAACCATAGCACCCGGCATCCGGATAGGTTTTATGGTAGCCCCGCAAAACTTTTTGCAGCAAGCCATCCGTTTACGCAGGCACATTGACAGGCAGGGCGAGCATTTACTGGAAGAAGCCATGGCAAGCCTGTTAAAAAACGGAGATATAGGCCGCCACCTTAAAAAAGCCAATAAACTATACCACGAAAGGCGCGATACGCTTTGCAGCTTACTTAACCGACAAATGGGCCATTTGATTGAATTTAAAATCCCAGACGGCGGTTTTGCCATTTGGGTAAAATACCTGAACGGCGTTGATTCGGCCCTGGTATCCGAAAAAGCAAATGAATTGGGCTTATCGATAGGCGCAGGGACAGATTATTATTACGACAGAGCATTTAAGCACAGTTTTGTAAGGATTGGTTTTGCATCATTAAACGAAAAGGAAATGACGGAGGCCGTAGAGATTTGGAAAAGGGCTATCATAAGGGCGCTTTAG
- a CDS encoding glycosyl hydrolase family 28-related protein: protein MKKLTLLIALFVFIQNVCLGTSAPIKKDEGGKSIYPARLQDSDAVYFTPENFKIKADGKTDVSDELQAAITKVKTEHNFGVLFIPEGKYLVSKTIYIPTAVRLIGYGKNRPQIILAKNSPGFQTEYENDKGHAKYMFWFVSNLSKPGDEVHDAGASTFYSSISNINLKIEDGNPYAVAMRTHFAQHSFIAHVDVQIGKGLAGMFDVGNEMEDVRFFGGQYGIYTTKPSPGWQFMMVDTYFEGQREAAIRTQEAGLTIVRMNVKNVPAVISINPNYHEKLFMEDCRFEDVRSAAIIISNEDNAFNQINLRNVVCRNVPVLASYRRSGKTTPGAGPIYRIKNFTNGLQIDGLDAEPQYKTINEQEKLSTLPEPFQKDIPDFPAINTWANLKALGAKGDGVTDDTQAIQAAVDKYETIYVPQGWYRVSQTIKLKPDTKLIGLNPIATQFLIADNTPAFGGFGAPVALLESSKGGDNILSGIGLCTSADNPRALACKWMAGEKSYMNDVKFVGGHGSMQRIGMPTSKTGTATAPGRAYSRTQNGGDASWDTQYWSLWITDGGGGTFKDIWSANTYATAGTYISNTQTPGRIYAMSIEHHVRNEVRFNNVANWKVYAMQMEEESRESTECQPMELENSSNMVFANLYMFRVIRVNKPAPYSIRKSGGKNIEMLNVHNYSQIKYTSTLPLYDINSSTEVRPWEFARLYIGDQNNTVNVPANGSVTKLATGFEFASAACADSKGNVYFSEQRMKRIYKWSSVTRQISLLADYPWEPLSLACDKNDNLLVVFKYVPKPGYLVNGKPEKFDNPADASGTSFSCWGNSGFASWAYSINPENADESIQKLNTIPMGQVKQVYKALYPAHRWRDYHDFNTVTVNKPTECFVAPDGVTIIPVVYDLARSTALAQAYPGKPMYSSDEYDKRTVSTTVNNEGYISDLKYFAERGEFASATDAQGNVYIADGQVYIYDGTGKQTGEIKVPERPTGLTFGGPGNNTLYITSHNSLFLVKIK, encoded by the coding sequence GTGAAAAAGTTAACCCTGTTAATTGCCCTGTTTGTTTTTATCCAAAACGTTTGCCTTGGTACATCCGCGCCGATTAAAAAAGATGAAGGTGGCAAATCAATTTATCCGGCCCGGTTACAGGATTCGGACGCCGTTTATTTTACGCCCGAAAATTTTAAGATCAAAGCCGATGGCAAAACAGATGTATCTGATGAGTTGCAGGCTGCCATCACCAAAGTAAAAACCGAACACAATTTCGGTGTGCTGTTCATCCCCGAAGGGAAATACCTCGTCTCAAAAACCATTTATATACCTACCGCCGTGCGCCTGATAGGCTATGGTAAAAACCGTCCGCAAATCATCCTTGCCAAAAACTCTCCCGGCTTTCAAACAGAGTATGAGAATGATAAAGGCCATGCCAAATACATGTTTTGGTTTGTGAGTAACCTATCCAAACCCGGCGACGAGGTGCATGATGCCGGGGCTTCAACTTTTTACAGTTCAATATCCAACATCAACCTCAAAATAGAGGATGGTAATCCTTATGCTGTAGCCATGCGCACGCACTTTGCCCAGCACAGCTTTATAGCCCATGTTGATGTGCAAATTGGTAAAGGCCTGGCCGGGATGTTTGATGTAGGTAACGAGATGGAAGATGTGCGTTTTTTTGGCGGGCAATATGGCATTTATACCACCAAGCCATCGCCGGGCTGGCAGTTTATGATGGTTGATACTTATTTTGAAGGCCAGCGCGAAGCAGCCATCCGCACGCAGGAAGCGGGATTGACCATTGTGCGCATGAATGTTAAAAATGTGCCTGCGGTTATCAGCATCAACCCAAATTATCATGAAAAGCTTTTTATGGAGGATTGCCGCTTTGAAGATGTGCGCAGTGCGGCGATCATTATCAGCAACGAGGACAATGCTTTTAACCAGATTAACCTGCGCAATGTGGTGTGCCGTAATGTACCGGTACTGGCCAGCTATCGCCGCAGCGGAAAAACTACACCGGGAGCAGGACCTATCTATCGTATTAAAAATTTCACAAACGGACTGCAAATAGATGGGCTTGATGCCGAACCGCAGTACAAAACCATTAATGAGCAGGAAAAGCTAAGCACTTTACCGGAGCCCTTTCAAAAAGATATCCCCGATTTTCCTGCTATCAATACCTGGGCAAATTTAAAAGCTCTGGGTGCTAAAGGCGATGGTGTTACTGATGATACGCAGGCTATCCAGGCGGCAGTAGACAAATACGAGACCATATATGTACCGCAAGGCTGGTATCGCGTTAGTCAAACTATTAAACTGAAACCTGATACCAAACTGATAGGACTTAACCCCATAGCCACACAATTTTTAATTGCCGATAACACACCGGCCTTCGGCGGTTTTGGTGCGCCGGTTGCCTTGCTCGAATCATCAAAAGGCGGCGATAATATTTTAAGCGGAATAGGCCTTTGTACCAGCGCCGATAATCCGCGAGCCTTAGCCTGTAAATGGATGGCCGGCGAAAAATCATACATGAATGATGTGAAGTTTGTAGGAGGGCATGGTAGTATGCAACGGATTGGTATGCCTACAAGCAAAACAGGTACAGCTACAGCCCCGGGAAGGGCATATAGTCGCACGCAAAACGGTGGTGATGCATCATGGGATACACAGTACTGGAGCCTTTGGATAACCGATGGCGGCGGCGGTACTTTTAAAGATATCTGGAGTGCCAATACTTACGCAACTGCGGGTACTTATATTTCAAACACTCAAACGCCAGGCAGGATCTACGCCATGTCGATAGAGCACCACGTGCGCAATGAAGTTCGTTTCAATAACGTAGCCAACTGGAAAGTGTATGCCATGCAGATGGAAGAGGAAAGTCGCGAAAGTACCGAATGCCAGCCTATGGAACTGGAAAATTCAAGCAATATGGTATTTGCCAACCTGTATATGTTCAGGGTGATCAGGGTTAATAAACCAGCGCCGTATTCTATCCGCAAATCGGGCGGCAAAAATATCGAAATGCTGAACGTGCATAATTACAGCCAGATCAAATACACCAGTACCCTGCCGCTGTATGATATCAACAGCAGTACGGAGGTAAGGCCATGGGAATTTGCGAGGCTTTATATTGGTGACCAAAATAATACAGTCAATGTTCCGGCTAATGGTTCAGTTACCAAACTTGCTACGGGATTTGAGTTTGCTTCGGCAGCCTGTGCGGATAGCAAGGGGAATGTTTACTTCAGCGAGCAACGGATGAAGAGGATCTACAAATGGTCGTCGGTAACCAGGCAGATCAGCTTATTAGCCGATTATCCATGGGAGCCGCTTTCATTAGCCTGCGATAAAAATGATAACCTGCTGGTTGTGTTTAAATATGTTCCGAAGCCTGGGTATTTGGTGAACGGTAAGCCCGAAAAATTTGATAATCCTGCTGATGCATCAGGTACATCTTTTAGCTGCTGGGGTAACTCGGGTTTTGCAAGCTGGGCATATTCAATTAATCCCGAAAATGCGGATGAATCGATCCAAAAGCTGAATACCATACCCATGGGGCAGGTGAAGCAGGTATATAAAGCTTTATACCCGGCCCACCGCTGGCGGGATTACCATGATTTTAATACCGTTACGGTAAATAAACCAACCGAGTGTTTCGTTGCCCCCGATGGTGTTACTATTATCCCGGTAGTTTATGACCTGGCCCGTTCAACAGCATTAGCGCAGGCTTATCCCGGTAAACCAATGTACAGCAGCGATGAGTACGATAAGCGAACTGTTAGTACCACAGTGAACAACGAGGGCTATATCAGCGATTTGAAATATTTTGCCGAAAGAGGTGAGTTTGCCTCGGCCACCGATGCTCAGGGCAACGTATACATAGCCGACGGACAAGTGTACATTTACGATGGTACCGGCAAACAAACCGGCGAAATAAAAGTACCCGAGCGCCCAACGGGTTTAACTTTTGGCGGGCCCGGTAATAACACTTTGTACATCACCAGTCATAACTCACTGTTTTTAGTAAAAATAAAATAA